In Acomys russatus chromosome 9, mAcoRus1.1, whole genome shotgun sequence, the following are encoded in one genomic region:
- the LOC127194025 gene encoding calmodulin-like protein 3, giving the protein MANQLTEEQIAEFKEAFSLFDKDGDGCITSQELGTVMRSLGRNPTEAELQGIVNEINTDGNGTVDFPEFLTIMSRKTRENDSEEEIREAFRAFDKDGNGYVSAAELRHVMTRIGETLSNEEVEEMIRVADTDGDGQVNYKEFVHILVSK; this is encoded by the coding sequence ATGGCCAACCAGCTGACCGAGGAGCAAATCGCTGAGTTCAAGGAGGCCTTCTCTCTGTTTGACAAGGACGGGGATGGCTGCATCACCAGCCAGGAACTGGGCACCGTCATGCGGTCCCTGGGTCGGAACCCCACAGAAGCTGAGCTCCAGGGCATAGTGAATGAAATCAACACGGATGGAAACGGTACTGTGGACTTCCCCGAGTTCCTGACCATCATGTCCAGGAAGACGAGAGAGAATGACAGCGAGGAAGAGATACGGGAGGCCTTCCGAGCGTTCGACAAGGACGGCAACGGCTATGTCAGCGCAGCCGAGCTGAGGCACGTGATGACCAGGATAGGGGAGACGCTGAGCaatgaggaggtggaggaaatgATACGGGTAGCAGACACAGACGGTGATGGGCAAGTGAACTACAAAGAGTTTGTCCACATCCTAGTGTCCAAGTGA